TTTTTATGAAGGATCAAAATAGCATTAAAAACTTAAAAAATATTGAAATTAAAAACTTAAAATACAATCCAGAGTTCACTCAATTTGTTCAACATGGATACAGCTGACTGGACAGGCTTCAGCTGCCTCGTTGACACAGTCTATGAGATCCTCTCCTATGATTTCAACCTTTGCAAAGCTCTTTCCTTCATCGTCCATTTCAAAAACGTCTGGACAGAGGCTTGCACAGATGGCATCCCCAATACATACATCTCTATCAACCCAAACCTTCCACTTGGCCATTGGCATCACCAAGGAATATTACAAACCTTTAGATATAAACCTTTTGTTTGTAATGTAGAATCTAAGACGCTAATATTGCTTATGTAGGGGATTCTATCAGTGTTGAACTAAAACATGTAAAAAGAAAAGCGTTCAATCTATCTGCTCCATATATATGCAGGCAGCAGTGCAGGCGTCAACAGCTTCCTTTACGCAATTATAGAGGCTTTCATCTATTATCTCCTTTAAAACAATAGCTTTCCCGTCTTCATCAAGCTGAAAAACCTCTGGACAAAAGCTGACACAAACTGCGTCCCCAACACAAAGTTCTCTATCAATCCAGATCTTCCATCTGGACATTGCAATCACCAAGATTTTTACATAAACCTTTTGTTATAAACCTTTCGTTAACTTTTCCAAAAGTAACAATATCTTGATAAAAGTAATAAGAAAAGTGAAATAAATGACAAATAAAACCTTTATTTTTATCATGGTTTAAATATTAATAATACCAGATAAAAAGCAAAAAATTGAATAAAAGTCAAATAAGTCCGAGCTTCTTCTTATATTCTTCGCTTATTCTTTCCGGTGACCATGGAGGATCAAAGGTGAGCTCAATTTCAGCATCCTTAACTCCTGGGATTTCGAGTATTTTCTCTTCAACGGCTTTTAAAAGCCACATGGTCAGAGGACAGCCTGGTGTTGTCATGGTCATCTTAACATACACGGTATTGTCAGGCCTTATTTCCAGCTCATATATCAATCCTAAATTAACGACGTCAATCCCTATTTCGGGATCCACAACTTCCTTAAGCTTCTCCAATATAACTTCTTTGCTGAGCTTTACCTCTTCAACTTTCTTCTCTTCGTCCATTTTCTTCACCTAAACTTTCCTTTTAGATAACAAATTTAAACCTTTTGGGTCATTTTTGAGTAATGCTTGTTTATTTTTGAAGTATATCTAATATAAGCTTTCTCGCAATCTCATCGTCAATGGCTCCCGCTCTTAGCTCCCTCAGGACTCTTTGAATGGCAAATTTTTTCAAAACTGGTGACTTACGAGCAGCAGATTTCCATAGCGAACATCCGAATCCGAGGGCATACTTCCTCCCAAGGATAGCTATGGCTTCTTTTTTATCCATAGCAAGAAAGGCAGGAAGATTTAGCCTGACAACTTTTCCCTTTGGATATATTGAGATGCTCCCCACGCTCAGCAAATCTCCAGAAGCAACTATTTTAATTTCCTCCTTAATTGCGTACTCCTCAACAGCCGCCATTATCATTGAGTGACATTTACCACAAATTGGAGCACCTTTCTCGATCTGTTTGCTTATTTTTTCCATGTAATCTGGGATTTCAACAAAAACAGCACCATACGACTGAGCATTCCAAAGAACAGGCTCTCTTATTTGAGGCAGCTTCACCATAACTGGAACAACATCAAAGCCAGCCCATCTAAGAATCTTCACTGTTGCCGTACTGTCACTACCAGCAGAAAATGCTACAGCTATTTTTTCATTGATAGGGGCTCTATCAAAGTCCTTGCCAAAGAGCCTATACTCAACTAATGCCTTTAATCGTTCATAGGTTTGTTCACCAATTATTCCTTTAACCCTCTCAAGGGCTTCAAGAGATTGCTGTAGTCTATAACGTCTTACAAAATCATTTCCAACAACTTTAAGCAAGGTCACCACCAGATTCTGTTGCCCTTGACCTTGATGTACCCCAAACTTTGCAACTCTTTAAGGAGATCCTCCAGAGCTTCTTCGTCAAAGTAAATGTTTACCTTCTCTCTCCTTCCTTCTATTGGAATTGGCTCCCTTTCAAGCAGGGCCTCAATAAGCTCGTTTTTTCTGTTCTTCCTCTTAACCATCTCAAGAATTATCTCTGCCAATGCTGATTTTGCAACTCCTACAAACATTGCATCCACTAAAGACTCTTCAGTTGCATATTTCTCTGCTATCTCAAGCGCCTCTTGGATCAACTCCTTCTCAACTTCAAGAACCTCAACATAGTATCTCTTTACAAACGTGAACTCTGTTATGAGCTTTGCATTCATCTTCTCCTCAAGCTCATCCAAAAATTCCTCAACTTCATCTATCGGGAACCTCAGCTCAATAACCAAATCATCAAGCTTGGGTTTTTTGGTAAGCTTTAATTTTTCTTCTCCAACAACATACCCTCCTTCAATCAGCGCTGACAGCACTACAAGCCTGTTTATGTCAACCTCGTCAAACAGCTCATCAATTTTCTTTTCATCTCCAACCTGCCACTTTTGCATAAGCATTTCAAAAGACTGCTGAATCTCACCAAGCTTTTCATCAATCACATCAAAACCTTCGCTTTTTACAACCAGCTCGGAGTACCTTCCTTTGATCATGATAAAATGCTGGATTTCCCACCCAAGTTCTTCTTTTGTTTTGTTCATAATCCCAGCTTTGCTAAGCTCCTTTGAAAGTTCGATCATATCGTTCTTACTCAAGACTTCAAATCTCATTTGTATCCCCAAAGGTACTCCAGAATATCTGGTTATAAAGTTTCTCAACTTTTCTCAAGGAGAGACATCATCAGAGCTTTTAACGGCTTGTTTCTTAAAAGAGCCACTGCTTCCTCTATGTCATCTTTAAGATTGGGGTATTTATCCCTGCTAATATACAGATAAAGAGCATACGCCATTATTTTTGGATTTCCTTCATTTATATTCTCTATTGCTTCCGCCAAGCTCAGATTCGTGAGCAGGGTATCTGCAAGAAGACGAAGCCTTTCCTTGTCTTGCTTTTTTAGAGCTTCCTTTAAAGGGAGATAGAATTCATTCAGAACAATGCGTGCACTTTTTTCCCTTTTATGAAGATAATCCAATGGGCTTTCAATAGCCTCCCTGTGCATAGATTTCCAAATGAGGTAGCCTAAAGGGAAGGAGATCAATATAACAACGAGAACCACGTATGGGGTGAGGGAAAGGGGTATCCTCTGAGCATACCGGCTTTTAATGTAATATAAAAACATCATACCAACAACTAACCATAATGCAATTAAAATTAGGTAGTACTCAGAATAGTCCTTTCTTTTCTCCCAGATCCTATATTTATGGGCTGCTCCTGTTTCTTCAAGTAATTTTAACCTCTGTTCTGCCAGTTCAATCTCAGCTTCCAGCCTCTTTATCCTTTTTTCTATTTCTTCAAATACTTCCTCCATGTTCCCTCATCTCAATCTTCCAAGATGAAGCGGGCAATTTTTTTGCTGACAACCTCTAAAATTGCCTCACCCTTCTCTTTTGTTGCACCTCTTGGATCATCATTTACGCCATTTGGAAACAGTTCAAGGGCTATATCCTTTCTGATTTTTCTGACTTTCGAAGTTCTCTTTTCACCTTCGGCCTTTTCCATTTTGACCAGTTCCGGCTTTATTGCCAGAATAACGGATGTCTCGTCTTCTCCAGCGTGACCTTGAGAAGAGCATATGCTCAAAATGTCTTCCCTAAAGTCAATCCACCAGTTTATCAGCCACACTTCAACATTGTGTCTCCCGGCAACTTCTTCAGCAGCTTCAACAAGCGGATAGTAATTCCCACCATGCCCATTCAGCAAGATGATTTTTCTGAAACCCTCTTCTGCAAATTCTGCCATAACGTCTCTAACGTATCTCCTCAGGGTGTCTGCTTTAACGTTTATAGTTCCTGGAAAGACATCAAGAACAAAACTATGCCCATACCAGATTGGAGGTGCAATTAGGACTTCTTTTCCTTTCTCCCTCAGCTTAGCTTCAACCCTCTTTGCTATTTCAACTGGAGCAAAGACATCAGTGCCAAGAGGCAAATGCTTTCCATGAGCCTCAACACTCCCAATCGGCAGAATTACAGTGTCGATTTTCTTCTTGATCTCATCAAATTCATCCCATGTCAAATTTTCCATGTGCATTTTCCTCCCCCTCAGATTTTTGACAGAATATCCTCATAAGTTTTTTCCATCTGCTTTGCAATCTTGTCCCAGGAATACCTTTCCTCTACAGCTCTCCTCCCGTTATTCCCAAACCATTCTCTAAGACTATCATCAAGGAGAAGCTTTTGAATTGCTTTTCTCAGCTCAAGTTCATTACCCGGAGGTACCAAAAGCCCACTTTCACTCTCTCTCACAATTTCAGGAATTCCTCCCACATCTGTTGCGATAACCGGCAAACCCGATGCCATTGCCTCCAAGATCACAATTCCAAATGCCTCAGCTGTTATTGAGGGAAGAACAAAAACATCTGCCATCCCAAAAATCTTTGGTAACATCTTGCTATCCACGTATCCCAAAAACCTAACCCTATCTTCAATCCTCAAGAACTTTGCTTGTGCTCTTAAGAAAGGAAGCATCTCCCCAGAGCCCACCATGACCAAAGTTGCATCTTCAATTTCCGAGAAGGCATTGAGAAGAACGTGGGGACCCTTCCGGTAGCTCATCCTGCTTACATACAGCACAACCTTGTTATCAATCCCAAATTCAGCTTTAATCCTCTCTTTATCCCATTTTGGGGTAAAAAGCTTATCATCAACGCCGTTTGGGATGATCTCTATTGGAGTATCCGTGAAATGCTCTATAAAGGCTTTGGCAGCCTTGCTAACTGCAATTATCTTATGGGGATACTTCAGATAACTGCTGAACATAGGGAACGTTAAGCCCAAAGCCTCCCAGAGCTTTGATTCATGGGCAAAGGAGATGGTATGGGTTGTCAGTATTGTCGCCTTTCCCATCTTTCTCCCAGCCTTTGCCGCTTTTAATGCCAGTGGTGTAAATGCATGATGGGAGTGAACAACGTCAAACTCTTTTAGAAATTCATTGAGCTCCCTTGTTGATTTTAGACTGTATGAGATATTCACCTCAAGAATTGGACTTACTACACCGGGAATTTTTATAAGTTCAATTCCTTTCTTTGTTAATTCCTCTTCTCTGCCTGTCTCTCTGTTGTTTGTAATAATCGCAACCTCATGTCCCATTTCTCTAAGCTTTAATGCCAGATGGTGCATATGGCTTGCAACGCCACCGATTTTTGGATAATACCAATCGCTAACAAGGGCTATCTTCATTTTTTACCACCTTCACTTAAAGCCCCATAAAACACCACTGCGCCTATTATCGAATACATGTACTGAAAAAGAAATTTATAAATAAATGCGGTTATTGTTGCCTTAGTGGAAGCGCCGATTCCAAGAACAAGCCCAAACTCATTTGCTCCAAAGCCTGCGGGAATGCCGCTGACGGAAGCAAAGAGGACGCTCATCAGGAACCCATATAAAGCCTGCTTCACTGAAATTTCTAAATTGAACGCTTTTCCAACTGTGATAATACCAAAAACCTGGAGGAAAATTATCACTGCAGAGAGCAGAAAAGATATTAGAAGAACCACTCTGTTCTCTTTTGCTTCACTCCATCCCATATGTATCCGCTCTAAATAACTTCTCAGAGTCAGGACTAATCCTTTAAGTCCGACACCTTCCCAAAACTTCAGCAGGGAATCAAGAACTTGGTATATACCCTTCTCATAAATGAGAGCAACCAAAATAAGAATCAATCCCAAAATTCCAAGCTTTGTAAAGCCAACAAAAATAAGTGCAAATGAAAGAACTACCAAAAATTCTGTGCTCAGCCCAATTACAAGAGAAGAGAGAGCCTTGAAATAATCTCCCCCAACGAGTTTAACTTTTGCCATATGACCCACACTTGGGGGAAGGATAGTCACTAGGTAATAACCACTCAAGAAAGCTTTAAGGGTTTTCTTAAAATTCGTTCCTTGAACCTCCCTTAAAAACAAGTACCATCTAAGAGAAGATAGAAGCAGAGTAAAAACCGAGAGCACAAATGCTATGAGAAGATACCTGAGAGAAGCAGCTTTTAGAGCTGACCCAAGCTCACTGACATTGATGTTTTTGTATAGGTATGCGAGTGAAATTAAGAGAGCAATTAGAGTAAACAGCCTGCTTTTATTCATATCACGCACCCAGTAATGTCCTTAAAGCATGCAGAGCTAAAAGAAAAATTACAACTGCATCAAGGGCTTTGTAATTTGCCCTAACGCCCACAATCATGATTCCAAGTGCTCCAAAGGGAATATTTAGGGCAGCTAAGAGCAGGGCTATTGAAATACCTGAAAATACCACAACAAGCTTTTCTGATAAAGTTTTGCCAATGACAATTGGGGTTGTTTTTAGATTTGCCGCTAAATCACTTTCATAATCTTCAAGATGATTTCTCAGCTCCATCGCAAACGAATAAAATAGCAGAGCAGAGCCTATTACAATTTCATACTTTGTTAAAATACCATCGAAATATGCACCATAAAAAAACGGCATTGCCCCGAAGAATACCCCATGAGACACTACATCCAAAATGGGCTGCGCCTTGAGTCTCGGCGGTACTGAGTAAAGGGTAGCTAATATCACCATTGAAACATAGATTATGAGTTCCCCATATCCAAGGAAAGTCGCAAATAATATCCCCAAAAGCCCAATTACAGCTGAAGATATGACCCCATTTTTAAAGGTAAGCTCTCCACTGGCAATTGGGTTTTTATCTCTCTTCTGAGGATTCACTAAATCGGTGTCTACATCGAAACAGTTATTGATGGCAAAGGCATAAGCAACATACAGAATCAGGGATATTAAAACCAATACAGCATCTTTGAAGTCAGGATTATACTTGAAGCTCATCACCAATCCAAGCAATCCCATTCCCACGAATGATTTGCCATCAATTATTCTGGTGTTTTTTATCATGGCTCGTAACATACTCTCACCATCAGACATGCCCCAAAAATGTTTATAAGTATTTCCACTAAATTGTGAATAGGTATGAACAAAAAGCTTCATAGGGATTAAAATGGAGGATGTGCTGAAAGCCTTCACAAGCACACTTGAAAAATTCAAACTTACTCGCTCGGAAATTAGGATATATTCCCTCCTCCTAAGAGAGCAGTTGACACCAAGACAAATAGCGAAAAAGCTCAATTTGTCTGAAAGAATCGTCAGGGAAAAGCTTCAGCATCTCCTTGAGCTTGGACTGGTGGAAAGAGAGCTTATAAACAGGGGATGGATTGGATACCTATACAAATCAAAGGCTCCGAATGAGGCTCTTGATTCTCTCCTTTCTAAAATGGAAGAGCTGATAAAAAGTCTTAAAAAAGAAGCTAATAGGATGGTCTAAAGCTTGAGCTTTCCTTCAAGAAGCTCTTTAACATATTTTGGCATTTGGAACAGGGTTTCATGCCTTTCTGGGTCATAATAAACAAGCTCAAGCTCTTTTGCCCTATTCACATCTATTTTCTCAAAGTCAATGCTGCCTTTAATCCCAACTAAGAAGCTCCACGGGGAGGCATAACCTATAACTGGAAAACTGAAATAATAAACCCTATCAAACACTCTCTTCATGGCACTGTAGGCATCCAAAAGTTCATTTGTAAAGAGATAAACGCTACCTGATTGAGTTATTAGTATTCCTTCAGAATTCAGCACTTCGTACGCATGTCTGTAAAACTCTTCGCTGAAGAGCTGTTTTGCTGGCCCAACTGGATCAGTTGAATCAATTATTATCACATCAAACTTTTCTCCTGTCCTTTTGATGTACTCAACTCCATCACCAATGACAACCTCTGCCCTTGGGTCGTCAAATGCTCCCCTATCAATGCCGAGATAAATCTTTGAAATCTCAACAACCATTTCGTCGATTT
Above is a genomic segment from Thermococcus sp. SY098 containing:
- a CDS encoding ferredoxin, whose protein sequence is MAKWKVWVDRDVCIGDAICASLCPDVFEMDDEGKSFAKVEIIGEDLIDCVNEAAEACPVSCIHVEQIE
- a CDS encoding ferredoxin, with protein sequence MSRWKIWIDRELCVGDAVCVSFCPEVFQLDEDGKAIVLKEIIDESLYNCVKEAVDACTAACIYMEQID
- a CDS encoding ATPase, with product MLKVVGNDFVRRYRLQQSLEALERVKGIIGEQTYERLKALVEYRLFGKDFDRAPINEKIAVAFSAGSDSTATVKILRWAGFDVVPVMVKLPQIREPVLWNAQSYGAVFVEIPDYMEKISKQIEKGAPICGKCHSMIMAAVEEYAIKEEIKIVASGDLLSVGSISIYPKGKVVRLNLPAFLAMDKKEAIAILGRKYALGFGCSLWKSAARKSPVLKKFAIQRVLRELRAGAIDDEIARKLILDILQK
- a CDS encoding creatininase family protein; the protein is MHMENLTWDEFDEIKKKIDTVILPIGSVEAHGKHLPLGTDVFAPVEIAKRVEAKLREKGKEVLIAPPIWYGHSFVLDVFPGTINVKADTLRRYVRDVMAEFAEEGFRKIILLNGHGGNYYPLVEAAEEVAGRHNVEVWLINWWIDFREDILSICSSQGHAGEDETSVILAIKPELVKMEKAEGEKRTSKVRKIRKDIALELFPNGVNDDPRGATKEKGEAILEVVSKKIARFILED
- a CDS encoding glycosyltransferase family 4 protein, whose protein sequence is MKIALVSDWYYPKIGGVASHMHHLALKLREMGHEVAIITNNRETGREEELTKKGIELIKIPGVVSPILEVNISYSLKSTRELNEFLKEFDVVHSHHAFTPLALKAAKAGRKMGKATILTTHTISFAHESKLWEALGLTFPMFSSYLKYPHKIIAVSKAAKAFIEHFTDTPIEIIPNGVDDKLFTPKWDKERIKAEFGIDNKVVLYVSRMSYRKGPHVLLNAFSEIEDATLVMVGSGEMLPFLRAQAKFLRIEDRVRFLGYVDSKMLPKIFGMADVFVLPSITAEAFGIVILEAMASGLPVIATDVGGIPEIVRESESGLLVPPGNELELRKAIQKLLLDDSLREWFGNNGRRAVEERYSWDKIAKQMEKTYEDILSKI
- a CDS encoding lysylphosphatidylglycerol synthase transmembrane domain-containing protein, which translates into the protein MNKSRLFTLIALLISLAYLYKNINVSELGSALKAASLRYLLIAFVLSVFTLLLSSLRWYLFLREVQGTNFKKTLKAFLSGYYLVTILPPSVGHMAKVKLVGGDYFKALSSLVIGLSTEFLVVLSFALIFVGFTKLGILGLILILVALIYEKGIYQVLDSLLKFWEGVGLKGLVLTLRSYLERIHMGWSEAKENRVVLLISFLLSAVIIFLQVFGIITVGKAFNLEISVKQALYGFLMSVLFASVSGIPAGFGANEFGLVLGIGASTKATITAFIYKFLFQYMYSIIGAVVFYGALSEGGKK
- a CDS encoding UbiA prenyltransferase family protein — encoded protein: MLRAMIKNTRIIDGKSFVGMGLLGLVMSFKYNPDFKDAVLVLISLILYVAYAFAINNCFDVDTDLVNPQKRDKNPIASGELTFKNGVISSAVIGLLGILFATFLGYGELIIYVSMVILATLYSVPPRLKAQPILDVVSHGVFFGAMPFFYGAYFDGILTKYEIVIGSALLFYSFAMELRNHLEDYESDLAANLKTTPIVIGKTLSEKLVVVFSGISIALLLAALNIPFGALGIMIVGVRANYKALDAVVIFLLALHALRTLLGA
- a CDS encoding helix-turn-helix domain-containing protein, which encodes MEDVLKAFTSTLEKFKLTRSEIRIYSLLLREQLTPRQIAKKLNLSERIVREKLQHLLELGLVERELINRGWIGYLYKSKAPNEALDSLLSKMEELIKSLKKEANRMV
- the speE gene encoding polyamine aminopropyltransferase, coding for MHFIEWYPRGYGVAFKIKEKLFETQSSYQRIEIYETEGFGKLLVLEGTVQLVEQGEESYHEPLVHPVMLAHPNPRKVLIIGGGDGGTLREVLKHRTVEKAIMVEIDEMVVEISKIYLGIDRGAFDDPRAEVVIGDGVEYIKRTGEKFDVIIIDSTDPVGPAKQLFSEEFYRHAYEVLNSEGILITQSGSVYLFTNELLDAYSAMKRVFDRVYYFSFPVIGYASPWSFLVGIKGSIDFEKIDVNRAKELELVYYDPERHETLFQMPKYVKELLEGKLKL